One genomic segment of Canis lupus baileyi chromosome 9, mCanLup2.hap1, whole genome shotgun sequence includes these proteins:
- the EIF2S1 gene encoding eukaryotic translation initiation factor 2 subunit 1 → MPGLSCRFYQHKFPEVEDVVMVNVRSIAEMGAYVSLLEYNNIEGMILLSELSRRRIRSINKLIRIGRNECVVVIRVDKEKGYIDLSKRRVSPEEAIKCEDKFTKSKTVYSILRHVAEVLEYTKDEQLESLFQRTAWVFDDKYKRPGYGAYDAFKHAVSDPSILDSLDLNEDEREVLINNINRRLTPQAVKIRADIEVACYGYEGIDAVKEALRAGLNCSTETMPIKINLIAPPRYVMTTTTLERTEGLSVLNQAMAVIKEKIEEKRGVFNVQMEPKVVTDTDETELARQLERLERENAEVDGDDDAEEMEAKAED, encoded by the exons atgCCGGGTCTAAGTTGTAGATTTTATCAACACAAATTTCCTGAAGTGGAAGATGTAGTGATGGTGAATGTAAGGTCCATTGCTGAAATGGGGGCTTATGTCAGCTTGCTGGAATACAACAATATTGAAGGCATGATTCTTCTTAGTGAGTTGTCCAGAAGGCGTATCCGTTCTATAAACAAACTCATCAGAATTGGCAGGAATGAATGTGTGGTTGTCATTAGAGTGGACAAAGAAAAAG GATATATTGATTTGTCAAAAAGAAGGGTTTCTCCAGAGGAAGCAATCAAATGTGAAGATAAATTCACCAAATCCAAAACT GTTTACAGCATTCTTCGTCATGTTGCTGAGGTGTTAGAGTACACCAAGGATGAGCAGCTGGAGAGCCTGTTCCAGAGGACTGCCTGGGTCTTTGATGACAAATACAAGAGACCTGGATACGGTGCCTATGATGCATTTAAGCATGCAGTCTC AGACCCATCTATTTTGGATAGTTTAGATCTGAATGAAGATGAACGGGAAGTACTTATTAACAATATTAATAGGCGTTTGACACCACAAGCTGTCAAAATTCGAGCAg ATATCGAAGTGGCTTGTTACGGTTATGAAGGCATTGATGCCGTAAAAGAAGCCCTGAGAGCGGGTTTGAATTGTTCTACAGAAACCATGCCCATCAAG ATTAATCTAATAGCTCCTCCTCGGTATGTGATGACTACAACAACCCTGGAGAGAACAGAAGGCCTCTCTGTTCTCAATCAAGCTATGGCtgttataaaagaaaagattgaggAAAAGAGGGGTGTCTTCAATGTTCAAATGGAG CCTAAAGTGGTCACAGATACAGATGAGACCGAACTTGCAAGGCAGCTTGAGAggcttgagagagagaatgcagaagTGGATGGAGATGATGATGCAGAAGAAATGGAAGCCAAAGCCGAAGATTAA